CTGGCTGCATCAGCAAGCCATTATGCTTATCAACTGTCATGTGATATTGTCCCATCACTGTTGAGCTTTTGAACAAGTTCTTTAGCGTACTCCAATCGAATACGCTGATTTGCGATCATTTGTTGGGCGATACGGCCAACATCCTGGCTCGCAGCCCCGGCAGCGACCGCAAGCTGCCTCGCGTGCATCCGCATATGCCCCGCTTGTATCCCATCTGTAGCCAGTGCGCGGATTGCTGCCAAATTTTGAGCTAGGCCCACAGCAGCTACAATTTCCGAGAGCTGCTGTGCAGATGAAATATCGAGGATGCGCAAAGCAAGCTGTGCCACAGGGTGAACGCGAGTTGCCCCACCCACAATACCAACCGCTAATGGCACATCGATACGACCGCGCAAATTACCATCTTCATCCTGCCACCATTTCGTCATGCTGGTATAGCGGCCATCGCGTGCAGCATAAGCATGAGCACCAGCCTCGACAGCACGCCAATCATTACCCGTCGCGAGGATGACCGCATCAATACCATTCATAATGCCCTTATTATGCGTCGCAGCCCGGTAAGGATCAACTTCAGCAAAGACAGCCGCCTCGACAATCGCCTGTACGACCTCTTCACCAGTCATTTCACCACGAGCCAATTCCGAGGCAGGAATCATCCCCTCAGCATGGGCTTTACGGCGATCTGTCAGGTTACTCAGGATACGTAAATTAACACGTCCACTGGTCAGTGCCTCAATGTCAGGCGCGATGTGCTCAACGGCTGTATTAATGATGTTGGCACCCATGGCGTCGCGCGTATCAATAAGCAGGTGCACAATTAACATATTCCCGACACTGGTGTTGGGATATTGAAAGACCTCGATGTCTCGACTACCACCACCGTATTTAAGGATACTGCCACCAACTTCATCAGCTTTAGCTAATAGCATTTGTTTATTAGCTAAAACTTGTTGTTCAGCAGTATCGAGGTTTTCAATATCCAAAACCTGTATTTGACCAATCATGACTGGATCATCACTGGAGGTAATGAAACCACCACCTTCACGGAACAACCTTGCAGCATTGCTAACAGCAGCAACAACTGAGGGTTCTTCGATAACCATAGGGATGAGATAATCTCGATCATTGATACGGAAATTGGTAGCAATACCTAATGGCAAACTGAAAATACCAATGGCATTTTCAATCATATTGGCAGCATCTTCTACGGATAGACCTGCTACCCCACTAAGGGTATCACTAGCTGAAGACGAGAGGTCTGTCCACTCAATGAGTGTAGACAATCTCTCTTGCCAACTTTTCTTATAATAACCTGATAGTCTGGAGCTCTTCTCGTTCATGTTTAGAGCTATATCATGGATGTTCTGTCAAAAGCTCTCATGATTGTGAATGATAGTACAAAACTTACCATAGCTTGATTGGTTTACTGACTATGCGAAATATATGTATTCTGGGGATTTTTTTACTGCTAACAACAATCACAGCAGAAACACAGGACAAACGCATCTATCAAACAGATGGCACATTGAGACGGATCTATACGCCCATTCTGATGTATCACTACATTAGTGAACTACCACCAGAAGCAGACGACATCCGCATAGGGCTTACCGTTCTACCACATCAATTTGCTGATCACATGGCTTACTTGCGTGATCAAAATTACCAGACGATATCTATGGATCAACTCGATGAGGCATTGCGTTATGGTGTGTCGTTACCCCAAAATCCAATCATCCTGACATTTGATGACGGTTACATTGACCATTACACAGCAGCCACACCTATACTCAAACAGAATGGTTTTCAGGGTATTTTTTACGTGATTACTGCTTTTGCAGATAACAATCTTCCAGGCTATATGAATTGGCAGCAAATCAATGACATCGCAGCAGATGGTATGTGGATTGGTTCACATACGAAAAACCATGTCGAGCTAACGGATCGAAGTTATGATTATCTCGTCTATGAAATTCTGGGCAGTCTGGAAAGTATTGAACAGCATACAGGCAACTATCCAACAACGTTTTCTTATCCTATTGGCCGTTATGATGAAACAACCCTGGATGTTGTTGATACAACCGAGATTAAGCGATCTGTGACGACCTTCCCTGGCGCATATCATACGACTGATAATCGTCATGAAGTGAGTAGGCTCCGAGTGACCTCAGACATGGAAGCCGCTGGGTTAGATCAAATGCTTCGTTTCTATCGAGATTTGCGATAACGAGTTGTTATAATGACTATGCGAAGTAAACAGATAAAATAAAACCCGACAGGCGCCGGGTCATATTTTTAAAGCAGAATGTCTTAGTCAGGCAAAATCTTCGTATCCAGGAAGCGATCCATCCAGATCATCAGAATGACGCCAATCGGGACAGATGTCACTAGAAAGTAGATCGTGCCATATGTTTCAATACTCACAGCCTTCGATGCCTGAGCCGAAGTAATGTAAGGCAGCAGATCAAAGCCAACAGTGATGATCAAAAACGTGATCACCGCGCCTAAAATCTGAGAAAGAACAACCACCAACAGACGTTTGAGGGTTAGAGACGACATAAACTACTCCTCTTAGTTCGCACCAATAGAGGTATTGTACCGACGCAATTACCCCCATGCAAGTAACGAATCCCATTTACTTGTGTTTTTACTCACAAGTTCACACGTTGTGAAACTTTTTAAATACTGCTAAACTAACGGCACTGTCATGCCAGCATAGAGACACCATCCATCCGCATTGCCCTTCTATTAGCAAAACTGCCATTTTGCTCAAATCTCAGGACAATGAAAGTGATAGTTGGTGCCACATAGGGAGTCATTCCGTGGCCGATCTTTTCGATAAAGTTAGTAACTTCACCATCGCCAAAGAAGCAATGGCAATGGGCATATACCCTTACTTCCGCGCCCTGAGCGACTCAGAAGGGGTTACCGCCACTTTTGAGGGCAAAGATGTGGTTATGCTGGGCTCAAATAACTATCTGGGCCTCACCACCGATCCTCGTGTTCGCAAAGCGTCTGAAGAAGCACTGCACCGGTTCGGCACAAGCGTAACAGGATCTCGCTTTTTAAACGGCACACTGGAACTCCATCTGGAACTGGAACGCCGTCTCGCCAAATTCGTAGGTAAAGAAGCTGCACTGGTCTTCTCGACAGGCTACCAGGCCAACCTAGGTGCAATTTCCGCCATCGCAGGCAAAGGCGACATCATTATCCTCGACAAAGACGCACACGCTAGCATTGTTGATGGCGTTATGCTCTCTCGGGGCGAAATGAAGCGCTTTAAGCACAATGACCTGGAAGACCTGGAGCGTGTCCTCAGCAAATCGCCGGAAGAAGCCGGTAAACTCGTCATCGTCGATGGCGTTTACAGCATGGGCGGTGATATCGCTCCTCTGCCAGAAATTGCTGAAATCTGCAAACGTCACGGGGCACGCCTGATGGTCGATGATGCCCACGGTGTCGGTGTAACAGGCCAGGGCCGCGGCACAATGGCCCACTTCGGTCTCACAGATGAGATCGATCTGATGATGGGTACCTTCAGCAAGAGCTTCGCCTCTATCGGCGGCTTCGTCGCTGGCTCAGCAGACATCATCCACTTCATTCAACATCACGCTCGGTCACTGATCTTTTCAGCAGCCCTCCCTGCCCCGAACGCAGCTGCTGTCCTTGCCGCTCTGGATATCATCGAGACAGAACCCGACCATGTTGCACGCGTCTGGAAAAATGCAGATTACATGCGTGAACACCTTAAGGAATTAGGCTATAACACCGGGAATAGCAATACACCTATTATTCCGGTCATCATCGGGGAAAAATACAAAACAGCCCTCACGTGGCGCGCCCTGATTGAAGCAGGCGTCTACACCAATCCGGTTATCCCGCCAGCAACGCCGCCAAACGGCTCGCTGTTGCGTACAAGCTACACCGCAACCCAAACACAAGATCACCTTGATCGCGCTCTGGCAGCCTTTAAGAAGGTTGGCGTTGATCTTGATCTGATACCTACGGCAGATCCTGCATAATCTGCATAACATCATATAGCGAAAACAAAAAAGCGGATGGGATAACCCATCCGCTTTTTTCATGCTTCCTTGCCACCTACGAGCCAGAGTCCTTTGTGTCGACATCCGTCATAGGGGTCTCTCGGCCTAACGAGCGCAGCACAAGCTGTGTGAGCTGCGACAGCACATAATACACTGCCGGCACAACCAACAACGTGAGCAACATACTGCTCAAAACACCACCAATCACGACTGTACCCAGTTCCTTGGCAATAATCGCACCTTCAGACAGCCCCAGCGACAGGGGTATCAGCGCGATAATGGTTGCAATCGTCGTCATGAGGATGGGCCGTAGACGCCGCGCCCCGGCTTCCACAAGCGCATCATACAAACCCATACCACGCTCGCTCCGGTTCGAGTTCACCCGGTCGATGAGCACGATCGCATTCGTAATCACAAGGCCAAGCAGCATCAACAAGCCAATCATGGCGGAAATACCCAACACGCGATCTGTAATCGTCAAAGCAATTGCAGCCCCTACTGGTGCCACAATCACGCTGAAGATGATCGCAATCCAGTACACAAGTGAGCCAAACACCACGATCAGAATGATAATGATGATGACAAGCGCGCTCAGAATCGCCACACCCAGATCTTCAAAGCCTTCTGTCTGAATCTGACTATCAAAGCCCTGCGTAATTTCAACACCATCAGGCAGTTCTACGTTTTCTGCCAGGACGTCGATCGCTGTCTGTGTAAGCCCGATCGTATCCTCTGTCTCCAGTTCGGCGGTATAGCTTAAGGCAGGCTTCTGATCAATGCGTACATATGTCACAGAGCCGCCCTCTGCCCCTGGCATAGCAGCAGCCGAAAGATTACTCTCGACATTCGTAATACCATCAATGCCGTTCAGCGTTTCGATGATAACCGGATCAAGCTCTTCAAGCACAGCCTGATCTGGCCCAGAGAGCACCAGTTCAAAACCACTAAAGCCCTCGCTTGTTAGGCTGCCTGCAGTTACAGATACATTCTCTTCGCCGAAGATTTCAAAAGCACGATCACGCAGCACATGGACATACTCATCAGCGGCCTCCATGGATGTGATACCCACAGTAATATCAGCTACATTTTCGCTTACGCTCTCACCAGCGAAGAGCGCTTCAAAGCTAAAGCCACTCCCACCGACCGTTTCACGGATGGTCGAGCGTTCATCTTCAGGGATTGTGTCATCAATGAAGTTGGCCATCTCCACCACGAGACGATTTGTCTCGATGATAGAAGTCCCCTCTGGCATATTCACAGATACGGAAATTTGCGGCTCGCCAAAATCAGGCAAGAACGTAAGTGGCCTAGTTGCCGCGAGGATAACGCTCAGCACAATCGATAGCAGTGCAATGATGATGATACCAAACCGCGTGGCGTTACTCCTTAGGGCAAACTTCAGTGAAGGCACATAAAGCCGTTCCATCCAGCTATCTTCTTCTTCATGAATTTCACTCGCAGAGATGAAAATAGAAGCAAGAGCCGGAACAACCGTAATCGCCACGACGAAAGACCCAGCCAGAGCATACGTCACAGCCAGACCAAATGGCAGGAAGAACTCACCGACGATACCACCCGTGAAGCCCAGCGGCAGGAAGACAACGACAGCAATCATCGTCGCGGAGAAGATCGCAACAGACACATCGCGGGTCCCCTCGATGATGGCATCATGCTTATCAAGGCCACGTTCAATCTCGCGATAGATATTCTCCAAAACCACAATCGAATCATCGACCACGCGCCCAATAGCGACCGTCAGGCCGGAAAGCGTCATAATGTTGAGCGTTAGCTCCTCAAATGGCAGCCAGTGCATCATCGCCAACGCTGCCAGAATCGACAGCGGAATGCTGATACCAATGACAATCGTGCTCCGCCAAGCGGGGTATGGTAACGTGCCAGGCCACACAACGATCAATAGACCAGCAATGATGCCGGCAATACCAATCACACGCATCAACGGATCAGCCAGATCCCAAGCAACCTGCAAATCCCCATTGGCAACGCTATTAAGCGATGACAATTGGAATAGCAGGAAGCCAACAGACAACGCAACAAGCAGTGCGCCAACAATGCTACGACCACGCCGTCCCCAGACACCCCCACTCAAGAATATCAGGATGTTAATCACAGCGAAGAAAGCCCCAAGGCTACCTTCCCGGACCACACCACTAATAGACTCTTCAATGAAGCTGCTCTGCTCAAAGGCGATTGTCACATCAATATCGTCATTAGCCGCATTCACACCCTCGACGATATCGTTAACCGCGTAGAATGCCTCAACAGTATTAGCATCTGAGCGCTTGTATACCGTCACAGATAAGCTTGAGTTACCATTCGCCCGCGTAACCTGTGTCGTCGGGATGAAGATTTCATCTGCCGTTGCCCGTTCCTGTATCGCCTGAGGCAGCGCAGCAAGCACATCCGGTTGCAACATCTGCAAAGCTTGTGGTTGCAGATTTGTAAGGAACGCATCATCTCGCTCATTGATATAGGTCAAAGCATCAACACTCAATTCACCAATGAGGTCAGGCGCCAGGGACGCGCCCTGCCCCGTCAGAAATGAATTGACAAACTCCGCTGGGGCGCCAATCACTTCGCTATGTCGCACAATATCCGATGCATTATCAAGTGAATCAACACCAGGGATGAAAGCAACGATCATCTGCCAGGTTGGCCCCAGGGCGGGCGCATCCGGGTCTGTTGGCTCAATATCTGTATCAACTGTGTAAAGATCAGAGAGTTCCTGCGCGGCTGATGGTGCATCACCCGATGCAATCGCATCAATCTGGTTACGTGTCTCATCATCTAAACCAGCTAAGACATCCTCAGGTAATTCAGCCAGCACCTCTGGCGAGAGTTTCAACAGAACATCTGTAGAAAGTTCCTCAAAGAAATCCGGCTCCTCTTGCTGGAAATACATAATCAACGTCGGCGTTAAGCTATCGAACAGGCGAACCTCATAGCCTGTGAAGCGCTCCGGCACGTTATCGTTGATCGTATTCAGCACAGATGCGACGCTACCATTACCCAGGGCAATCAAATCATCCGCTGTCGCCAACGGCATCTCTATAAACTGCGGCTGATTCGCCAAGGTTGACCATACATCACTCAATACTGGCGAAATACCATCCAGCGCCAAAACATCCAGCGAAAAATAACCAATGACCTCAGCATTGAGGGATGGAGCAAAATCAGGATCATTCTCAATCAGGAAAGCCACCGCATCCGGCGATAGACACCCAACCAAGGTCTCAGCAATGTTAAAATTACCGCCCGTAATATCCAGCAAGCCCACGCCACATTCATTAAGCGCTGGCACAAACTCAGCGATGTTAATCTCAGGCATCTCCATGCCAGCCGTATCGCTATCGCCCTGCCCCATTGCGCCAAAAGATTCGCCAAACAGCGTCAACGTATTAAAGAATTCCGCCGCGCTGAACGATGACACACCAAAACTCTCAGCCAATTCACCACTCGGCTGAATAAACAGCAAGTCATCAGCCGTATCCATTTCAGCGCCGAACAAATCACCCATCAATGGATAGATAGCGGGCAGTTCCGGGCCTTCAGGATAATCTTCTGGCTCAACATCAGTCACTGTTTCGGTTGTACTTTCAGTATCATCTGTAGCGGCTACAGCCTCATTGCTACTCTCTGATTCAACAACCTCATCCGCTGATGATGCAGCAGTGCCTTCACCCGTGCTAAAAATGCTAAACGTCGCCAGCGGCAAATCAGATAAGCTAAATGTGATGATCTGCGGCGGCTGAATCCTCCAACTTGTAGGCAGTGTTTCTGGGGCGATTTCGGCCTCGCCTGCCAGGGTCGTCGCAAGGGAAGATGCGGCCAGCGCATCTCGCGTAAAACCATCCAAGCTATCAATATAATCGTCTGGCAAAGCCGCAAACACATCATCTGGCAAAGCTGCTAATTGATCCGCATTCAGGTCTTCAACCAGAGAGGGTTCAATTGCCAGCAGTTGCGTCACATCATCAGGCGTGAGGTCATCTGTCTGGCCTAAAGCGCCAACGATCTTACCCGTTTCGTAAAATTCATTGAAGACATCACCCAGGGAACGCGTCAGCGTCACCATTTCTTGCAGGTCAGCCGCCGATTTAAAACCAGGCTCCAGCCAGCCCGCTGGTAATGTCGGAATCGTTTCTGGCAATGTCGGTGCATCTAAGCCTAACGAACCAATCGTCGTTTCATCAATGGCTGCAACACCTAGACGTTCAGCAATGACTCGCCTCACATCAGGCGTTAATTGCAGCAAAAGGACTTCACCTTCGCTATCCTGAGCATCTTCCGTTAATGTCACAGCCGCTTCAGCTTCGCCCGGTAAGGATTGCCCGCCAGAAATATTTACACTGGCGACAAGGGAGGCGTTCTCCAATTGGGGCACCAGCTCCTGTTCAATCAAACGTTGTAGAGCCGTCTTTTCACCATCATCTTGCAACGTTTGCGTCGCCAGGTAGGAAGCAAAGGCCGTGAAGGTTTCATCATTCAACGCCGACCAGACTTCTGGAGAAAGTTGAAATGCGAAGTTTGAGTTATTGCTCGCAAGATACAACAGCACATCACCAGGTAACTCAGCCAGACGCTCAGCGGCGAAAACCTGAGAATCAGCGCCTTCTGGCGGCACGATACGCCGCTGAGGCAGCCACATACTATCAATCGCCGCCTGGATTTCTCCTTGCAAATGCTGCTGATCGACACCGAAATCATTGCTAGCGATGATAATTGCGCCAATAGTGCTCGATGTCGTCGATTCGATATTGACGACTTCCGGCACTGCATCAATTTCTTCCTCAAGTCGTGTCGTCACAACATTCAGAACTTGGTCGCTCGTCATGCCAGAAACTTGTGCAAGGATAATCGTCTGAGGGAACTCAACCGGGGGCAGCAATTCCTGTTGTAATTCAGAAGCAGCAACACCACCCATCACAATCACCAG
The Phototrophicus methaneseepsis DNA segment above includes these coding regions:
- a CDS encoding polysaccharide deacetylase family protein, with protein sequence MRNICILGIFLLLTTITAETQDKRIYQTDGTLRRIYTPILMYHYISELPPEADDIRIGLTVLPHQFADHMAYLRDQNYQTISMDQLDEALRYGVSLPQNPIILTFDDGYIDHYTAATPILKQNGFQGIFYVITAFADNNLPGYMNWQQINDIAADGMWIGSHTKNHVELTDRSYDYLVYEILGSLESIEQHTGNYPTTFSYPIGRYDETTLDVVDTTEIKRSVTTFPGAYHTTDNRHEVSRLRVTSDMEAAGLDQMLRFYRDLR
- a CDS encoding aminotransferase class I/II-fold pyridoxal phosphate-dependent enzyme, translating into MAMGIYPYFRALSDSEGVTATFEGKDVVMLGSNNYLGLTTDPRVRKASEEALHRFGTSVTGSRFLNGTLELHLELERRLAKFVGKEAALVFSTGYQANLGAISAIAGKGDIIILDKDAHASIVDGVMLSRGEMKRFKHNDLEDLERVLSKSPEEAGKLVIVDGVYSMGGDIAPLPEIAEICKRHGARLMVDDAHGVGVTGQGRGTMAHFGLTDEIDLMMGTFSKSFASIGGFVAGSADIIHFIQHHARSLIFSAALPAPNAAAVLAALDIIETEPDHVARVWKNADYMREHLKELGYNTGNSNTPIIPVIIGEKYKTALTWRALIEAGVYTNPVIPPATPPNGSLLRTSYTATQTQDHLDRALAAFKKVGVDLDLIPTADPA
- a CDS encoding efflux RND transporter permease subunit: MRWFFDIITRLSVRFRLVTFALVILVIVMGGVAASELQQELLPPVEFPQTIILAQVSGMTSDQVLNVVTTRLEEEIDAVPEVVNIESTTSSTIGAIIIASNDFGVDQQHLQGEIQAAIDSMWLPQRRIVPPEGADSQVFAAERLAELPGDVLLYLASNNSNFAFQLSPEVWSALNDETFTAFASYLATQTLQDDGEKTALQRLIEQELVPQLENASLVASVNISGGQSLPGEAEAAVTLTEDAQDSEGEVLLLQLTPDVRRVIAERLGVAAIDETTIGSLGLDAPTLPETIPTLPAGWLEPGFKSAADLQEMVTLTRSLGDVFNEFYETGKIVGALGQTDDLTPDDVTQLLAIEPSLVEDLNADQLAALPDDVFAALPDDYIDSLDGFTRDALAASSLATTLAGEAEIAPETLPTSWRIQPPQIITFSLSDLPLATFSIFSTGEGTAASSADEVVESESSNEAVAATDDTESTTETVTDVEPEDYPEGPELPAIYPLMGDLFGAEMDTADDLLFIQPSGELAESFGVSSFSAAEFFNTLTLFGESFGAMGQGDSDTAGMEMPEINIAEFVPALNECGVGLLDITGGNFNIAETLVGCLSPDAVAFLIENDPDFAPSLNAEVIGYFSLDVLALDGISPVLSDVWSTLANQPQFIEMPLATADDLIALGNGSVASVLNTINDNVPERFTGYEVRLFDSLTPTLIMYFQQEEPDFFEELSTDVLLKLSPEVLAELPEDVLAGLDDETRNQIDAIASGDAPSAAQELSDLYTVDTDIEPTDPDAPALGPTWQMIVAFIPGVDSLDNASDIVRHSEVIGAPAEFVNSFLTGQGASLAPDLIGELSVDALTYINERDDAFLTNLQPQALQMLQPDVLAALPQAIQERATADEIFIPTTQVTRANGNSSLSVTVYKRSDANTVEAFYAVNDIVEGVNAANDDIDVTIAFEQSSFIEESISGVVREGSLGAFFAVINILIFLSGGVWGRRGRSIVGALLVALSVGFLLFQLSSLNSVANGDLQVAWDLADPLMRVIGIAGIIAGLLIVVWPGTLPYPAWRSTIVIGISIPLSILAALAMMHWLPFEELTLNIMTLSGLTVAIGRVVDDSIVVLENIYREIERGLDKHDAIIEGTRDVSVAIFSATMIAVVVFLPLGFTGGIVGEFFLPFGLAVTYALAGSFVVAITVVPALASIFISASEIHEEEDSWMERLYVPSLKFALRSNATRFGIIIIALLSIVLSVILAATRPLTFLPDFGEPQISVSVNMPEGTSIIETNRLVVEMANFIDDTIPEDERSTIRETVGGSGFSFEALFAGESVSENVADITVGITSMEAADEYVHVLRDRAFEIFGEENVSVTAGSLTSEGFSGFELVLSGPDQAVLEELDPVIIETLNGIDGITNVESNLSAAAMPGAEGGSVTYVRIDQKPALSYTAELETEDTIGLTQTAIDVLAENVELPDGVEITQGFDSQIQTEGFEDLGVAILSALVIIIIILIVVFGSLVYWIAIIFSVIVAPVGAAIALTITDRVLGISAMIGLLMLLGLVITNAIVLIDRVNSNRSERGMGLYDALVEAGARRLRPILMTTIATIIALIPLSLGLSEGAIIAKELGTVVIGGVLSSMLLTLLVVPAVYYVLSQLTQLVLRSLGRETPMTDVDTKDSGS
- a CDS encoding hydroxymethylglutaryl-CoA reductase, degradative yields the protein MNEKSSRLSGYYKKSWQERLSTLIEWTDLSSSASDTLSGVAGLSVEDAANMIENAIGIFSLPLGIATNFRINDRDYLIPMVIEEPSVVAAVSNAARLFREGGGFITSSDDPVMIGQIQVLDIENLDTAEQQVLANKQMLLAKADEVGGSILKYGGGSRDIEVFQYPNTSVGNMLIVHLLIDTRDAMGANIINTAVEHIAPDIEALTSGRVNLRILSNLTDRRKAHAEGMIPASELARGEMTGEEVVQAIVEAAVFAEVDPYRAATHNKGIMNGIDAVILATGNDWRAVEAGAHAYAARDGRYTSMTKWWQDEDGNLRGRIDVPLAVGIVGGATRVHPVAQLALRILDISSAQQLSEIVAAVGLAQNLAAIRALATDGIQAGHMRMHARQLAVAAGAASQDVGRIAQQMIANQRIRLEYAKELVQKLNSDGTISHDS